A single window of Liolophura sinensis isolate JHLJ2023 chromosome 6, CUHK_Ljap_v2, whole genome shotgun sequence DNA harbors:
- the LOC135469365 gene encoding pleckstrin homology domain-containing family A member 2-like: MPYKDKAGRTCGFLDIEEREDSSRFSRRYFILDVTMGKFSYYMDVPSNLSSPMPVREFNLQYISKVTDGRKLRPKVEFCFVINVEGKNFYLQADSEKDLQNWIDAITNASKITVPNNESRSDTMEWHYGDTSSGYKTEIAGGVVCKIAVDSDDSDGSDREDSSTSGQLSAGAIPSIKSGFCVKQGAVRKNWKRRFFVLDHSGISYYSSNQDKTPIKTINKHDILEVRESKGVHSGRDNLFEIVTAKRIYYIQTDCPEDMHSWIEVLRKVLRTLKCGDRKSMQEIESQPVDLDCSSDLVYPPKGVWTRDKQSGKESKKNQRRKNRSWFWS, encoded by the exons ATGCCCTACAAAGATAAGGCAGGCCGCACATGTGGCTTCCTCGACATAGAGGAGAGGGAGGACAGCAGCCGCTTCAGTCGGCGCTACTTCATCCTTGATGTCACCATGGGGAAGTTCAGCTATTACATGGATGTCCCTAGT AATTTGTCATCCCCTATGCCAGTAAGAGAATTTAATCTTCAGTATATATCAAAA GTTACTGATGGTAGAAAGTTGAGGCCAAAAGTGGAGTTTTGTTTTG TTATTAATGTGGAGGGAAAGAACTTCTACCTTCAAGCAGACAGTGAGAAGGATTTACAGAACTGGATTGATGCAATCACAAATGCCAGTAAAATTACA GTCCCGAACAATGAAAGTCGATCTGACACCATGGAGTGGCACTATGGTGACACATCCTCTGGTTATAAGACTGAGATAGCAGGAGGAGTGGTGTGTAAAATAGCCGTAGAt AGTGATGACAGTGATGGCAGTGACCGTGAGGACAGCTCTACGTCAGGACAGCTCTCTGCAGGTGCCATTCCCTCCATAAAATCTGGGTTCTGTGTCAAGCAGGGTGCTGTG AGAAAGAACTGGAAGAGGcgattttttgttttggatcACAGTGGCATTTCCTATTATAGCTCAAATCAG GATAAAACTCCCATTAAAACCATCAACAAACATGACATATTGGAGGTCAGAGAATCTAAAGG TGTTCATTCCGGGCGAGATAATTTGTTTGAGATTGTGACTGCCAAAAGGATATACTACATACAG ACTGACTGTCCAGAAGATATGCATAGCTGGATAGAGGTGTTGAGGAAGGTCTTGAGAACTCTGAAATGTGGAGACAGAAAG tcCATGCAGGAGATAGAGTCCCAGCCAGTAGATTTAGACTGCTCCTCTGATCTGGTGTACCCACCAAAAGGAGTCTGG